One Limisphaerales bacterium genomic region harbors:
- a CDS encoding cysteine desulfurase produces MRTIYLDYNATTPLDADVRAAMLPIFDEVWGNPSSVHHVGQRARSLLDDARDRVAATLKCKPSEIIFTSGGSESTNLALHGMARQLRDKGRHIITSAVEHHAVLQPCEYLANNEGFEVSFLPVDSAGRVSVESVREAIRPDTVLVSIMAANNEVGTLQPVAEIGELCANKGVVFHTDAVQCFGKIPLGGIADFNADLVSVCAHKFHGPNGAGLLYAKSPLLPDPIVHGAPHENERRAGTENLPGIIGLAEAIVRFFPNPVFPMESLAPLAANLIDMVDASDGASFLGDRDPAMRLPNTISFTVENTDSIALLSGLDLEGLCASAGSACASGSVTPSHVALAMGAPAAAANALVRLSLGRETSPDEIAAACEIIPLVIERCRSANKMGITR; encoded by the coding sequence GTGCGCACGATTTATTTGGATTACAACGCCACCACGCCGCTGGATGCTGACGTGCGTGCGGCGATGCTGCCGATCTTCGATGAGGTTTGGGGCAATCCTTCCAGCGTGCATCACGTGGGGCAGCGCGCCCGGTCGTTGCTCGATGACGCGCGCGATCGCGTCGCCGCCACGCTGAAGTGTAAGCCCAGCGAAATCATTTTCACCAGCGGCGGCAGCGAAAGCACCAACCTCGCTTTGCACGGGATGGCGCGCCAACTACGCGATAAAGGCCGGCACATCATCACCTCCGCTGTGGAACATCACGCGGTGCTGCAACCCTGTGAATATCTTGCGAATAACGAGGGTTTCGAGGTCTCTTTTCTGCCCGTGGATTCCGCGGGCCGCGTGTCGGTGGAATCTGTCCGCGAGGCGATTCGGCCCGATACGGTTTTGGTCAGCATTATGGCCGCCAATAACGAGGTGGGCACGCTGCAACCGGTTGCGGAAATTGGTGAATTGTGCGCGAATAAAGGCGTGGTTTTCCACACGGACGCCGTCCAGTGTTTTGGCAAAATCCCGCTCGGCGGCATTGCGGATTTCAATGCGGATTTGGTTTCCGTGTGCGCCCATAAATTTCACGGCCCCAATGGCGCAGGACTGCTTTACGCAAAATCTCCTTTGTTGCCCGATCCCATCGTCCACGGCGCCCCGCACGAAAACGAACGCCGCGCCGGCACCGAGAATCTCCCCGGCATCATCGGCCTCGCGGAAGCGATTGTCCGCTTTTTTCCAAACCCTGTTTTCCCTATGGAATCGCTCGCCCCGCTTGCTGCTAATTTGATTGATATGGTGGACGCCTCCGACGGCGCCTCGTTCCTTGGCGATCGCGATCCGGCCATGCGTTTGCCCAACACTATTTCTTTTACCGTTGAAAACACTGATAGCATTGCCCTGTTAAGCGGCCTCGATTTGGAAGGGCTTTGCGCCTCTGCCGGCTCGGCATGCGCCAGCGGTTCGGTCACCCCTTCTCACGTGGCTCTGGCAATGGGCGCCCCCGCGGCCGCGGCCAATGCGTTGGTGCGCCTTTCCCTGGGGCGTGAAACTTCCCCTGATGAAATTGCCGCAGCGTGTGAAATTATCCCGCTCGTTATCGAGCGTTGTCGTTCTGCTAATAAGATGGGAATCACTCGATGA